The region ATATCACAGAAACCATTCTACACCTGTGCATCGTATTTTAGACTACATTAACGTGCATGTTGATTATGGCATAATTGCTTTGCCATGAACACAAATAATTCTGGTGCATTCTTTTGATCCGGTACACTTAACACAGCGCATAATCAATCATATCTATGCAGGTGCCAGGCAATGGACAGGATTTAGAGTGGAAAATGTTCTTTCGTACAAACTACCGGGCGATCATCAGACGGTCACACCTCACACTTCCAAAACAGACTTTAAAATATACCTTTCTGGCTGCTACGGTCATCGAATGACAACTGCATAACACAGTACCAAAGCAACCTTAATATCCTACTGTCGAAGTGGGATCCCAGAGGAGCAGTTCTCACTTCGACAGTTTCCCACAAAGCAAGTCGCTCTTCACCTCGAACCACATGGGCAGCTGTTTTCGAAATGAGCCATATATGCCGAGTTTCTTAATTGGACGAACCGCAGCGCTATCTAAGCTGTTATATATGATATCTTTAGATGTAAGTTAGACCAATTCTTTATGACCATATACTATTAATTTATGCAAATAATTTGATCAATATCCGCATGCCAAATTTGTATTTGGCTCTTTTCGATGTGAAACTGCAGATCTCTCTCAGTTTTGTTCCGGAAACTATATTTCTATAGTAAAATCTCATGTTCTGTTCATGAATATAAAGCCTAAAAATGGTCTTATTTTGAGCTGAGCAGAAAATCAATTTGAGCTTTTGTTGTTTGCAATTCGGGTCACAGCGGTGTTCCACCAGCACGAGTAAGTAAATTTGAATAACAGGTTTCTGTGACAAGCTCAGGCGTGGAAGTCTTCTTTTCTTATGTTCCCACTTCGACGGCAGGAAAGTAAACTTGCTACAGCGTATGAGGTCTGAAATTTTGACTTCTTTGCAGCATCGTAAATTCATGATTAGTAGCGAAGTGGTAGGTGTAAACAGGACACAAATAGACAGGAAAACCGCTAGTCATATCGGTTCCTATGTGCAGCCGACTTTTCGCTACTAATCATCCATTTAGGAACCCAATAAAAACTAGTCAAACTTGCTCTCTTGCTGCCTTAACGATAGGGCTAATGATCCTTTCGTTTTCGTCTCCTTCTGGGCTCAGATATTCCGCCAATTTCTTCATATCATTCCGTGTGGATGAAAAAATAGTGCtagagaagaaataaaagaaaccCTGCTCAAAACAGTCCAAGCTACGACCCTCAAACTCACAAAGAAGGCTCTCCCGAGTGACTTTTACTGATTTTGACTCGTACATGAGCAGCATCTGCTTTTTTATTTAAAATAGGATATTCAGGCTGGTCTTATAGGCGTTACGGGGCTCCTGTCATATCTTAATTTTTTCGAAAGGAAGGATCTATGTAGTTCCTTGTCATTACAGTGTAATTTTACTTAGTTGCATTGTATAAGTTTAgcgcattgaaaaataaaaacctcATATCGTCTTTCAAAGGGCAGCAGCTAGTATGGCAGAAGACAAGTGCGCGCACGTAGCCGAGGAGAACGTAGCACAAGGGCAAGAAGTAACCAAGCACTTGAAATTAGCGCTGTTAAAAGTCGAGCAGTCGCACACAGCGAAGTCACGAGCTGACGAGACTACAGTGTTATAGAAGGCTATATAGTGGCATGAACGAAGCGGTTGTTTGATATACTGCAGCGGAGTAATGGAGGACACCGTGGACATTGCTACAAACTGCTGTTTATTTAAGTTGCATCACACCATAGCAAGGAAGTACACAAATGTACAGTAATACAGATTTGCGAGAATTGAGAGCAATACCCAAATTTCaggtataaaataaaataaaaaataaaagtagcCATAAAATCTAACAAATACTCGTATGAAACTCCAAAGATAACAAACTACGCGCTTCTGTCACTGCAacattgaaagcaaaaaaaaaaacgctgggcATTTCTGGACATCGCTAAATCTGCGCCTGCGCCAGCTGTGATACATTGTTGCAGTATTGCTATCAACGTTTTATTTCTGCGGAAAGTCTCCGCCGTCATCCCCCCACGGGTGTCACATGAGCACATGTGGGTGGAAAAATCATGGCGGCGCTTCTATAGACTAATCTCTTCCCAGAAGATGGCGCTACTAGTTCACGCAGCGCCCTGAGTCTGAACTGTGGCGGCATTTCTTCCCTGAGGTCGTTCATGAGGCTGCTGCTACTGCATTCGCTCCCGCGTTTATTGCTTATTAAAAACCGCACGAAACCAATGCATTCGACCCCGGTGTTTGTATGGTCACATTATGGTCGCTGTGGCTTTTAAACACACTGGTGATGATACTGGCAGTTACCTGACTTGAATTTTTGCGTGAGCAAGACAAGCGTAGGCTACTATGGGAAGGAATggctctgcaaaaagaaaactagcAACTGACACGTTGCCATGGTTTATTCATTGTGTCATATAAGGCCAGAGTAGTTCACTTCGGATCACGTGAGGGGACCGTGAATTCACGTTTTCTTTTAACTTGCCATCGAAGCTATGGTACTCTTCGTTCAATGCATTTGATTTCCTCTTAGCCAATTTGTGTTATCGCCTCGTCTGAAAACAACGGTAAATAGCCTATTTCATGGTCTGAACAAAAAGCATGAACCGCGAAGTGCACTCGCTGTCCCAGTCGGTGAAGGCAGCTTAAGAAGGCAGTACTTTCCCCTCTGTTCAGGCATGAGCGGTTCAGTATCTGTTCACTTCCTCTGGAAGCCGAAGCTGTTCACATACTGGAAGTAGTCGCTCTTGCTTAGCACGTCCTTATGCTGGCCGCTGTAGTCGAAGTCTTCGTGCGTACCGCCGAACTCGGCTGGAATGCAGTCGGGGGGAAGTAGGCCGTGGAAAGTTCTTGGGTTGTTCCCTAAAAACTGAAACTAAAAGAAACCGAAGTTTGGTTGACACACAGCCCAAAGCTGCTACTAGGAAGCATTATTTTCTCGGCTATTGAAAACAATTCTTTAAAAGGCTGCGCATATCACTCATGTTCGGACTGTTTCTCAGGAGTGAATATGCAAGTAAAGAGTAATTGCCCAAGAAAGCAGTGTAATACGAGAATACAAAAACGATACGCATTAACACCGGACAGTTTCACTCAAGCACAGAACAAAAGCAACCAAAGCCACATTTCAATCCGTCGGAGACTTCATCAGAAATAAAGACAACCAGCTGTAGTCGATGTTTTGACGGCATTCCGTCTGGTCAGGAGTTATGGTTGATAAAGTTCACTGTTCATTGACCACGGTCAACACATTAGGTTAGCCGAGCTTagtaagaaacctcgtcttcccgacATTCCCGTGGAGGCTGAAGTGCTCTTTTTGGAATTCCCATAGACGGTgcgccagcttttcctctaggtaatattgagaaactaCATGAACTATGCACAGAAACCTCATAGAGTATTATCACATCACTTATAATACAATCCCGCTCTCCGATCCCCTGAAAGCTTCCAGAATCGACAAGAAAGAAAATCTATTTGTTGACGAGCTTTCAAAAAGGCTGGCAGATGCAGTGGCTGTCTCTTTCCAATCAAATATGCTTTCATCTCGTTTCTTTCCTGATCGTGGTGGCAGAGCAAGATAACGAAAGATAAAAGAAGTCCATCATTTCGTACGTTCAATGTACAATGCGAAATTTGAAAAACATGGCAAGTTGTACTCAGGTTGACGCCGTTTTCCCGTCGCCACACAAATTGGATTTTTTATGCCATGTCAAGAGGGTCCGCCTTGGCAGGATAGAACGCCGTAGCTCATTTTAGTTCCCAGTTTCATGCAGCTAGATTTGATATTGCGCGAAGGCCTTTATTCGTGAGCTTCTTTTGTCAGCATGAAACTTTGCATAGGGCAAAACAATCCTTGATTTTTGGCCTGCTCCAACACCTGAAATTCATCACCGCATCAGTGTACTTCCACCTCTCACACCATTGCCCCAATTGCAAGGAAAAGCTCAGGTCACTGTTTCTCAACAGAAATATCTAGTTCCGTCACCGCGACTACACAGCACAATGATGCTGATGAAATTTCATCCTTGAAATGAAACTCAGTGTGGAAAGCCAGAAAACGGCAGAAATATCTAGGTATAGTTTCGACAACATATTTACCCGTTGTAAAAGTTTGGACTTCAGGAAAGGCTTGAGGGCATTGAACAGAACTTTGCATATCGGAGGATGATTGATCACGTAGACGGCTTTGAGCCGAACCGGATAGCAGTCCTGCCAAATAAAACATGAAGAGAAAAGTTATACACTGAtatcaagaaaaaataaaagcagtcaTGGATAGTAGGGTACCCTACACTTTTTAAAATCATCTTCCGGCGTGTGCGCATCGCGATGAAGGATGAGCTCTGACTCTTAAATAGTGAATCTGGATTTCATCGTAAATGCAGCACTCCGTTTAACTTCTATCACGAACACTCAACCCCGAAGCACACTACTGCCGTTCCTCATAAATCGCACCCATCCCTTCATTGTTCAACGAGCGCGCTGTATTCCTCCTTGCTGGCCGCACGTAATATGTGAAAACTTCATTACGTGACTACAGTCGTCCCTCGTTAGTATAGAAGACTTGAACTATAGTCAGTTTTTCCGAGGAACAaactttttcaacgcatttacgTCTCGTTACTAAGAAAACTCTCGGTCCGGACAATAGGCAGGGTGAAAGTGTTCACAACCAATTTGGACTCACGCATTTATGTCGCATTAATGTGGGCAGCGATCAGAGCAAGTCTCGACTGCTTCAACCAGATATTTATCTTGTATTttatgtttatggtttatgggggtttaatatcccaaagcgactcaggctatgagggacgccgtagtgaagcgctcctaaaatttaaaccacctggggttcttgaacgtgcactgacatcgcacagtacacgggcctctagaatttcccctccatcgaaattcgaccgccgctgccgggatcgaacccgcacctgTATTTTATGTCTACAATGCCAACGAAAAGCAGTGCGAAAGCCCGGATGCCTGTATCGTAGCCTATATTTCCGTTGTGACTTTGTGCTTTGCACTGCCAAGGTGTAAAAGTGGACGCGCATCACCGTCGGTCGTGTTACATCAATGGCTGTGAAGAGAACGCTCTCTGCAGCTTGCTCTACGGAGAGAGCCGCTGAATACGCTTATGTACTAGTGGTTCGTGGGATGtgggaaagcgtagcaggggataCGCCATCGCGCCGTGAGGCGCCAGCATGCGTCTCATATGCCACTGGGTACCCCATACTGCGCCGCATTATTTCAATGCTAATGCCTACTAGTATAATTGTATGGTATATGAGATTTGACGTCCCACGACGACATGGGCGATATGGGTTTTGAGGTATGCAGTAgttggttgggggggggggggggggggggggggggggttcagggTTAATTTCGACTACGCTCACCAGCGCTCACGTCACACAACGCGACAGCCACAGCATATATCGAACCGACatactcgggctcagcagtcgagggCCCTATCCACTAAGTTACGTGAGTAAGTTACGTGACATGACTAAGTTAATGCACTTGGCCGGAGCTCCTAAAAAATTCTCTCATTTCCTCGTCAGTGAAGGTCAGTATGCACAGAAGGATACCTTGATCATAAATTGTCTTGTAGCACTTTTCCTCTGTTTTTCTTCACAATCAGTTGATGCATACAGCCCGCTTTATGAACCGTTTAATGGACATGACCCGTATAATTCAAATTTCTTGCAAAACATTCAGTTGCCGTCTCGAATCTAATAATTTGAGATGAAGCGAATTTActgcgcaaaaaacaaaaacaaaagtgcaTCAGAAAGCGTAAAACGAATGTAATTCGCATCATCTTCAATGCAGCTGCAAAGAAACACTTCCAGAGCCTGCGGAAATCAACGAACGTGCCATTGCTAGAGAGAGTAAGCTACGACCGACGAGAACCAAGGATTCTCGAACCACCAGATACGTATTCAAAAGCTTGTACAGTGAGAAACTAAGAACGGAGCAAGAAGGCTGGGAAGTTGAGCTGGCATGTGTCCGGTTGGCTGGCACTGGAGGAAGGAATTAGCAAGGGAAAAGATAGAAAGGGGGGATAagagaacacacaaaaaaaaataaacacgcaaGAGATGCCATCGCACAGTTATGCAAGCGCTGCCAAAAGCAACACGAAATTGCGGCAGAGGACAGGTGCACAGATCTGTCGGGAACGTTTCCATAACACTGCTATGCGTATATAAATTTTAATTGAAGCTCTAGAAAATGTCACTGAACACTTTCCAGAGGGGAGCTCTCTTGCCTGCGTAAGGTGGGCCACCTTCCTGAGGAGAAAAGGTGTCACGTGGGCAAGGTGGTATATGCTGAGGCCTTTCAGATTGTACACTCCCACGGCGCCCCGAATCTGCGTCTCTTCATCCATCAAGATCCGCTCGGCCGCGATCAAAACAGCACGGATCAGGTCCGTGACCGGACAGATGTCCGTGTTCCACGCTCCTtaagtgaaacaaaaaaaaaaagttgcgtcatcatcgttatcatcatAACCAGCAGGTAGCATACGTCGAATTTCA is a window of Amblyomma americanum isolate KBUSLIRL-KWMA chromosome 4, ASM5285725v1, whole genome shotgun sequence DNA encoding:
- the LOC144129219 gene encoding alpha-tocopherol transfer protein-like; this encodes MTSSEEVTGAELPDLEHLARTELGETAETKERCLSELRELIKADSSLDWPTDEKFLVKFLRSRKYNVERAFKTIQKYFRVRQGSPELFENLSPSNASYETAVLDNHLVVTSKQKDPQGRAVVMVKLGAWNTDICPVTDLIRAVLIAAERILMDEETQIRGAVGVYNLKGLSIYHLAHVTPFLLRKVAHLTQDCYPVRLKAVYVINHPPICKVLFNALKPFLKSKLLQRFQFLGNNPRTFHGLLPPDCIPAEFGGTHEDFDYSGQHKDVLSKSDYFQYVNSFGFQRK